One Papaver somniferum cultivar HN1 chromosome 10, ASM357369v1, whole genome shotgun sequence genomic window carries:
- the LOC113316555 gene encoding glutamate receptor 2.1-like has protein sequence MGQNTTDTVDDNNEFKVGVVLDFDSLVSKIGLTSMSMALSDFYSSTNDTHKRKLVLHTRDSRRDISHAASQANDLIKNVGVQAIIGPLTSLQAIIMADLGNKARVPVISFTATSPTVSTSRNPYFFRTTQSDLAQVNVIYDLVKTFGWRDVVPIYEDTEYGRGVIPYLTDAFQAIDTKVPYRSVISPAATDGEILKALYKLMARKTRVFVVHMTPSLGIRVFQKAKMIGMMSEGYAWIITDGLSNILGSFNSSVIDSMQGVLGVRPYIPRSIEFGEFQARWKKKFAQYNQHTENVELNIFGLRAYDTIWALANVLERLEITNSSSLLEPQTVFPAALTTSSVPQIGPMLLQLLRETNFNGLSGDFNLINRELQSNAFQILNVIGNGGREIGIWTTSNGILRDSSSLITTRAKDFPAPKDNLHAIIWPGESTVVPKGWVFPEVGKKLRIGVPVKEGFTEFVRVTRNSSFNNSTYVTGYCIDVFKAALEMLPYPVPYEFVPFEKADGTTAGTYDDLVYNLITTRAKDLPAPKDNLHAIIWPGESTVVPKGWVFPEVGKKLRIGVPVKEGFTEFVRVTRNSSFNNSTYVTGYCIDVFKAALEMLPYPVPYEFVPFEKADGTTAGTYDDLVYQVYAQNYDAIVGDITISANRSAYVEFTLPYTPSGFSMIVPLKEGTSNNPWILFKPLNAQLWVVSVLFFIFTGFVTWMLEHDQNPAFQGRILHQLETMFWFFFTTPAFADQQRVHNGMAKVVVVIWVFVFLILSSSYTASLTSMLTVHRLEPTVTDVHELIKNHQNVGYLDGTFIYTMLRGMGFEEANLKPYISTEDLKEAFTELRNKEDRIVAGFGEAPYNRLFLAKYCHQFALVGPTYKTEGFGFVFPRGSPLVPDISRAILTVRESDKITRIEQAWFGNQQSCADPSPMFFSTSLNLDSFWVLFLITGIPTALALLVGILFKWDTPLVRKIKDLWESFHRNNSSFVEVATSVRDDEGQGTYHNQPNNNDNGKAPLIEPDSKGKGPLIESVSKNEKYNGLDNTNSLHQKLIIKG, from the exons ATGGGACAAAATACAACAGATACTGTTGATGATAATAATGAGTTCAAAGTAGGGGTTGTTCTCGATTTTGATAGCTTAGTATCAAAGATTGGGTTGACATCCATGTCTATGGCTCTCTCTGACTTTTATTCTTCTACAAATGATACTCATAAGAGAAAGCTGGTTCTCCACACTAGAGATTCCCGTAGGGATATTTCTCATGCAGCTTCTCAAG CTAATGATCTGATAAAAAATGTTGGAGTTCAAGCAATCATAGGACCATTAACATCATTACAAGCTATTATCATGGCTGATCTCGGAAACAAAGCTCGGGTTCCTGTCATTTCCTTTACCGCCACAAGTCCTACGGTTTCTACCTCTCGAAACCCTTATTTCTTTCGAACAACACAAAGCGACTTGGCTCAAGTAAATGTGATTTATGATTTAGTGAAAACATTTGGATGGAGAGATGTTGTACCCATATACGAAGACACGGAGTATGGAAGAGGAGTCATACCATACTTAACCGATGCATTCCAAGCCATCGATACCAAAGTTCCTTACAGGAGCGTAATTTCCCCTGCAGCTACTGATGGTGAAATTCTAAAAGCACTATACAAATTGATGGCAAGGAAGACTAGAGTATTTGTTGTGCACATGACACCATCCCTTGGAATACGTGTTTTTCAAAAGGCGAAAATGATTGGGATGATGAGTGAAGGGTATGCATGGATCATTACAGATGGGTTAAGTAATATCTTGGGCTCTTTCAATTCTTCTGTTATTGATTCTATGCAGGGAGTCTTGGGCGTAAGGCCATATATTCCTAGGTCAATAGAGTTTGGCGAATTTCAAGCTCGATGGAAAAAGAAGTTCGCACAATATAATCAACATACGGAGAACGTCGAACTGAACATTTTTGGTTTAAGAGCTTATGATACAATTTGGGCACTAGCAAATGTGTTGGAGAGACTTGAGATAACGAATTCATCAAGCCTGTTGGAACCACAAACAGTATTTCCCGCTGCGCTGACAACATCAAGTGTTCCCCAGATAGGTCCTATGCTTTTGCAGTTACTTCGCGAGACAAACTTTAATGGCCTAAGTGGGGATTTCAATCTCATCAACCGGGAATTGCAATCGAACGCCTTCCAAATACTTAATGTGATTGGAAACGGGGGTAGAGAAATTGGCATTTGGACAACATCGAATGGTATTTTACGTGACTCAAGCAGTTTGATTACTACTAGAGCTAAAGATTTCCCGGCGCCTAAAGATAATTTGCACGCTATTATATGGCCTGGAGAATCTACTGTTGTTCCAAAAGGTTGGGTGTTTCCAGAAGTGGGAAAAAAATTAAGGATTGGTGTTCCAGTAAAAGAGGGTTTTACTGAATTTGTAAGAGTTACAAGGAATAGTAGTTTCAACAATTCCACTTATGTAACTGGATACTGCATAGATGTGTTCAAAGCTGCATTAGAGATGCTGCCCTATCCGGTTCCATATGAATTTGTTCCCTTCGAAAAAGCTGATGGTACCACTGCCGGAACTTACGATGACCTAGTATATAA TTTGATTACTACTAGAGCTAAAGATTTGCCGGCGCCTAAAGATAATTTGCACGCTATTATATGGCCTGGAGAATCTACTGTTGTTCCAAAAGGTTGGGTGTTTCCAGAAGTGGGAAAAAAATTAAGGATTGGTGTTCCAGTAAAAGAGGGTTTTACTGAATTTGTAAGAGTTACAAGGAATAGTAGTTTCAACAATTCCACTTATGTAACTGGATACTGCATAGATGTGTTCAAAGCTGCATTAGAGATGCTGCCCTATCCGGTTCCATATGAATTTGTTCCCTTCGAAAAAGCTGATGGTACCACTGCCGGAACTTACGATGACCTAGTATATCAAGTTTATGCACAG AATTACGACGCTATAGTTGGAGATATAACAATTAGTGCAAATAGATCGGCCTACGTCGAATTTACATTACCTTATACCCCATCTGGGTTTTCGATGATTGTTCCGCTGAAGGAGGGCACGAGCAATAATCCATGGATATTATTTAAGCCTTTGAATGCACAACTCTGGGTAGTGAgtgttttattttttatctttaccgGGTTCGTGACTTGGATGCTGGAACATGACCAAAATCCAGCTTTTCAGGGGAGAATTCTGCATCAACTAGAAACGATGTTCTGGTTCTTTTTTACCACACCTGCTTTTGCTGATC AGCAAAGGGTGCACAACGGTATGGCTAAAGTTGTTGTGGTCATATGGGTATTTGTTTTCCTCATACTAAGTTCAAGTTACACAGCAAGTTTGACATCAATGTTAACAGTTCACCGGCTTGAACCTACTGTCACAGACGTACATGAACTAATAAAAAATCACCAAAATGTCGGTTACCTAGATGGAACATTTATATACACGATGTTGCGGGGCATGGGATTTGAGGAGGCTAATCTGAAACCCTACATCTCTACTGAAGATTTAAAGGAAGCTTTCACAGAATTGAGAAATAAGGAGGATCGTATTGTTGCTGGTTTTGGTGAAGCACCTTATAACAGACTATTCCTTGCAAAATATTGTCATCAATTTGCCTTGGTTGGACCAACTTACAAGACAGAAGGATTTGGTTTT GTATTTCCAAGAGGATCACCTTTGGTCCCTGATATTTCAAGAGCAATCTTAACTGTACGGGAGAGTGACAAAATTACAAGAATAGAACAAGCTTGGTTTGGGAACCAACAGAGCTGTGCAGACCCCAGCCCCATGTTTTTCTCAACTAGTCTCAATTTGGATAGCTTTTGGGTTCTTTTCCTCATAACAGGAATTCCAACAGCTTTAGCCCTTCTGGTTGGCATCCTGTTCAAGTGGGATACTCCACTTGTTAGAAAAATCAAAGATTTGTGGGAAAGCTTTCATCGTAACAACTCTAGTTTTGTTGAAGTGGCAACAAGCGTACGCGACGACGAAGGTCAGGGAACCTACCACAACCAGCCAAACAACAATGACAACGGTAAAGCGCCTCTGATTGAGCCAGACTCCAAGGGTAAAGGGCCGCTGATTGAGTCAGTGTCAAAAAATGAGAAATACAATGGTTTGGATAACACGAATTCCTTACACCAAAAGTTGATCATCAAAGGTTGA